The following proteins come from a genomic window of Triticum aestivum cultivar Chinese Spring chromosome 6A, IWGSC CS RefSeq v2.1, whole genome shotgun sequence:
- the LOC123132622 gene encoding style cell-cycle inhibitor 1-A — MGGGEGKSRKRRSSPSSGEEEERERKKRRDKKESRRSGRDGRGSDEEEERRRRKKKHGDRGKDKERDSKERRSKEKDKSKRKDKDVDIKEISKDDYFAKNNEFATWLKEEKGKYFSDLSSESARDIFLKFVKQWNKGKLPSHYYEGITIGPRSAHNWNIKKA, encoded by the exons atgggcggcggcgagggcaagTCGAGGAAGCGCCGCTCTTCCCCCTCCTCAG gggaggaagaggagagggagcGGAAGAAGAGGCGGGACAAGAAGGAGAGCAGGAGGAGCGGCCGAGACGGCAGgggcagcgacgaggaggaggagaggcggaggaggaagaagaagcacggcGACAGGGGCAAAGACAAAG AGAGGGATTCGAAGGAGAGGCGTTCCAAGGAGAAGGATAAGAGCAAGCGAAAAGACAAGGATGTT GACATCAAAGAAATATCCAAGGACGACTACTTTGCAAAGAACAATGAGTTTGCAACCTGGTTGAAGGAAGAGAAGGGCAAATATTTCTCCGACCTTTCTTCAGAGTCTGCCCGTGATATCTTCCTCAAGTTTGTGAAGCAATGGAACAAGGGAAAGCTGCCATCACATTACTACGAGGGCATCACCATTGGGCCCCGATCAGCGCACAACTGGAACATCAAGAAGGCATGA
- the LOC123132623 gene encoding glycine cleavage system H protein 2, mitochondrial: protein MAMAASRSLWASRAASYLKISAFPRAFSTVLKDLKYAETHEWVKVDGDSATVGITDHAQDHLGDVVYVELPEVGASVSQGTNFGAVESVKATSDINSPVSGEVIAVNDELLEKPALVNGDPYEGGWIIKVKVSDAGELNSLMDDKKYSKFCEEEDSKH, encoded by the exons ATGGCCATGGCCGCCTCCAGATCGCTCtgggcctcccgcgccgcctcctACCTCAAGATCTCCGCCTTCCCCAGGGCCTTCTCCACCG TGCTGAAGGATCTGAAGTATGCTGAAACCCATGAATGGGTAAAGGTTGATGGTGATTCCGCAACCGTTGGGATTACAGACCATGCCCAG GACCATTTGGGTGATGTTGTATATGTGGAGCTGCCAGAAGTTGGCGCTTCTGTATCTCAGGGAACAAACTTTGGTGCTGTTGAAAGTGTGAAGGCAACCAGTGACATCAACTCGCCGGTGTCTGGAGAGGTCATTGCAGTGAATGACGAACTACTAGAGAAACCAGCATTG GTCAATGGAGATCCATATGAGGGCGGCTGGATCATCAAGGTCAAGGTCAGCGATGCAGGTGAGCTCAACTCACTGATGGACGACAAGAAGTACTCAAAATTCTGCGAGGAAGAGGacagcaagcattaa